The sequence GGACGCTGAGGTTGCCCGAGGAACCGGGGCTGAGGCCGAGCGCCGCGAGATGGGCGCCCGCCGCGGCGAGTTCGGACCGGGGGCCGTTCGATCGCTGGTCGTTCATACGAGCGCGCTCCAGGCCTCGGTGAAGATGTCCGGGTCGCCGAAGTTGCCCGACTTCAGGGCCACGTCGATCGTCTGTCCGTCGTCGTGCGTGCCCCCGTACCCGTCGTTCCGGTTCCGGCAGGTGGCCCGGGCCCAGGTGACGCCCGGGGAGATGGGGGATCCGATGGTGAGCGTGCGCACGCCGAGCGCGGTGACCACCGAGCCGGACGTCTCGCCGCCCGCGACGAGCAGCCGTCGCGCACCGGCCGCGACCAGGCGCGTGGCGCAGGCGGCCAGAGCACGCTCCACCAGGGCCGACGCGGCGGGGGAGTCGTCCAGGTCGCTCAGGTCGCCGACCGCGTAGAGGAGCGGTGGCCGCCCCAGGTCGTGCTGCCAGCAGTCGCGGGCGAACGCGACCAGTCCGCCGACCGCGGCCTCGAAGTCGGCCCGCAGAGCGGCGAGATCGAGCTTGCGGTGCGGAAGGTGGGCGCGGGCGTGCGCCACCTGGGCGCGGGTCGCCGAGGACGCGCTGCCGGAGAGCACGACGGCCGGATCGCCGGGACGGGACACGGCTGCCGCACGTGCGGCAGCCGGGCGTGGGCCGGTCAGGCCGAGCGCGAGGCCCGCGGCGCCGGTGACGAGCGCGTGGTGCGTCGTGGCCGCCGAGACGGTGCGCAGGTCCTCGTCCTCGGTGGCGTCCACCACGACGAGCGCGTCGGCGAGGCCGGGATCGTCCAGCGCCGCCGCGAGAGCCCCGGCCCCGGCGCGTA is a genomic window of Streptomyces sp. NBC_00414 containing:
- the otnK gene encoding 3-oxo-tetronate kinase, which produces MPTLGAIADDFTGATDLATTLVARGYRTVVAVGPDSIADEPGRAAVDDADAVVIALKSRTAPVAEAVDSSLAALNALRRAGCRRFYFKYCSTFDSTAEGNIGPVADALLDTLGERRAVVVPSFPATGRTVYRGRLFVHDELLDESPMRHHPLTPMRDSHVGRLLAPQTTRPVRLVDLETVRAGAGALAAALDDPGLADALVVVDATEDEDLRTVSAATTHHALVTGAAGLALGLTGPRPAAARAAAVSRPGDPAVVLSGSASSATRAQVAHARAHLPHRKLDLAALRADFEAAVGGLVAFARDCWQHDLGRPPLLYAVGDLSDLDDSPAASALVERALAACATRLVAAGARRLLVAGGETSGSVVTALGVRTLTIGSPISPGVTWARATCRNRNDGYGGTHDDGQTIDVALKSGNFGDPDIFTEAWSALV